The stretch of DNA TTGATCTCCCCTGTTAGGATGGCCCTAATGGCATGCCAGTAGTCGGGCACTCTTCCAATATCCACCCACTGGAAGTCCATATTGACTGCGTAGAAGGGGAGTTTTAATTGCACCAGTTTTGGGAATAATTGGCTGCCGATGTCGTACTCCTGGTTGGGGGGGATATAATCAATGACTTCCGGCTCAAATACATAAATACCGGTGTTGATTTGCTGACTCAAAGCCTCTTCCCTTTTCGGCTTTTCCTGGAAGGCTATAACCCTGTCATCAGAGTCGGTGACTACCACCCCATAATTGGGAACTAACTCCCAGGGAACTTTTTTTGTGACTACCGTAGCAATTGCCCCTTTTTGCTTGTGTCTTTTTACCACCTCGGTTAAATCTAGATCTATGAGTGCATCTCCACATAGTACTACGAATGTTTCATCAAAGAAGGGATTAAAATCCTGAATTTTTCTAATACCACCGGCCGAACCCAACGCCTCCCCTATCAGTTGCCCGTCCACTACACGCCCCTCGAAGGAATAGGCAATTTCCACCCCGAAACGTTGGCCATCCCGGAAATAGTTTTCGATTTCCTGGGCCAAGTGACTAACATTGACCATTATCTGGGTGAAACCGTGTTTACGGAGCAACTCCACCAAGAATTCCATTACCGGTTTGTGAAAAATGGGGATTAAGGGCTTTGGAATAGTATAGCTGATGGGACGAATGCGGGTGCCCTTCCCTGCCGCCAATATCATTGCTTTCATAGATTGCCCCCTAATTAGTCTTCCTTTCCTAGTGTACCCCAGTCCCCCCTCTCACGGCGATGCACTCGATTTCCACTAAAACATCCTTGGGTAAACGGGCCACTTCCACACAACTACGGGCCGGCGGCGAAGAGGGGAAATACTGGCTATAAACTTCATTCATGGCGGCAAAATCGTTTAAATCCTTGAGAAAAACCCCTGTCTTCACCACGT from Geminocystis sp. M7585_C2015_104 encodes:
- a CDS encoding NDP-sugar synthase; the protein is MKAMILAAGKGTRIRPISYTIPKPLIPIFHKPVMEFLVELLRKHGFTQIMVNVSHLAQEIENYFRDGQRFGVEIAYSFEGRVVDGQLIGEALGSAGGIRKIQDFNPFFDETFVVLCGDALIDLDLTEVVKRHKQKGAIATVVTKKVPWELVPNYGVVVTDSDDRVIAFQEKPKREEALSQQINTGIYVFEPEVIDYIPPNQEYDIGSQLFPKLVQLKLPFYAVNMDFQWVDIGRVPDYWHAIRAILTGEIKNVQVPGKQVRPGIYTGLNVCVNWDKVDITGPVYIGGMTKIEDGARIIGPSMIGHNCLICQGATVDNSLIFEYSRLGSGVYLANKLVFGHYCVDKNGTAIDVQAAAIDWLITDSRQTTLNHAQQGQLITDIVKQL